The Daucus carota subsp. sativus chromosome 2, DH1 v3.0, whole genome shotgun sequence genome includes a window with the following:
- the LOC108207448 gene encoding transcription factor MYB119-like has translation MEKQGAGGEVLPGGVNSPKNHYQSSLSPNHKSEDQIREIPFSEFPSEHQPPIDDYTDFELEDFSSWLNDTGPGDNYEITNNVLIAGSENQNMTNIPILGDGEQNEEINESAQGKVMNEAPSRKRRYWTTEEDRMLLSLVSKHGAGKWSQISQEMDGRDSVQCSYRWSHHLCPNVKKKDSWTDEEERVFVEAHKIHGNKWVEIAKRLPGRSANSVKNHWNAAKRKLQKKEKGGMLENYVNSTILKGTDT, from the exons ATGGAAAAACAAGGTGCTGGAGGTGAAGTCCTTCCTGGCGGAGTTAATTCTCcaaaaaatcattatcaatcttCTTTGTCCCCTAACCATAAATCAGAAGATCAGATCAGGGAAATACCCTTTTCTGAGTTTCCTTCTGAGCATCAACCTCCAATTGATGATTACACTGACTTTGAATTGGAAGATTTTTCTAGTTGGCTCAATGATACGGGTCCTGGTGACAATTATGAAATTACAAATAATGTTTTGATTGCTGGAAGTGAAAATCAGAACATGACAAATATTCCAATCTTAGGTGATGGTGAACAAAATGAAGAAATTAATGAGTCTGCACAAGGGAAAGTGATGAATGAGGCTCCAAGTCGTAAAAGACGATACTGGACTACTGAAGAGGACAG GATGTTGCTGAGCTTAGTGAGTAAACATGGAGCAGGGAAATGGTCTCAGATTTCCCAGGAGATGGATGGTCGTGATAGCGTCCAGTGTAGTTATAGATGGAGTCACCATCTATGCCCTAATGTCAAG AAGAAGGATTCATGGACGGATGAAGAAGAGAGGGTGTTTGTTGAAGCTCATAAAATACATGGGAACAAATGGGTAGAAATTGCAAAAAGACTTCCAGGACGGAGTGCAAACTCCGTCAAAAATCACTGGAATGCAGCAAAGCGAAAGCTCCAGAAGAAGGAAAAGGGTGGAATGCTGGAAAACT